Below is a window of Arabidopsis thaliana chromosome 2, partial sequence DNA.
AACGCCTCTCCTCTCTCTGTCCCGATTGTGCTCACGATCTTCCCTGTTCGTGTACTCCACGCGCCTCCGTGTCTTCCCGTGGAGAAGGTGACGTTTCGTTCGCCCGTATTGGGTCGGTTGGCCGTGTTGCCAACTTGATTGAATGCGAACCGGCGTTTCGGAGGTCGACATCGATTACGGGTCCTTATTTCTGGTCTGCTAAACCGGAACCGATATTAGAAACTGAGAAGGATCTTAAACCGGGTCGTGGACGTTGGCTATGGAGATTGTtcagaggaaacagagaagaagagacgaaAATAAAGGCTGCTAAGGTTATGAAGAAGTCGAATTCCGTTGCCGGAGAAGTTCTATTCTCACCGACGCCGGTGACTAGTAAGGGAAATGGTTGGTACTTTCCAAGTCCGATTAAGGTTTTCAGACAATCAAGAGTCTCCAAGATGATTTTTCAACAAAGATCTCCATTGTACAGAGGTtaacttttagttttattCTAGTcgtgtgttctgtttttttttttccttttgttttacGTAAAAGTtgattaatgttttcttttcataatgAAAATGTTGATGTTACACTTATACATA
It encodes the following:
- a CDS encoding DUF740 family protein (unknown protein; BEST Arabidopsis thaliana protein match is: unknown protein (TAIR:AT1G32690.1); Has 36 Blast hits to 36 proteins in 8 species: Archae - 0; Bacteria - 0; Metazoa - 0; Fungi - 0; Plants - 36; Viruses - 0; Other Eukaryotes - 0 (source: NCBI BLink).), translated to MQREKTQTNLRLDEGGGSVWQKCSRHEGRFVCVAGVCPYCLHERLSSLCPDCAHDLPCSCTPRASVSSRGEGDVSFARIGSVGRVANLIECEPAFRRSTSITGPYFWSAKPEPILETEKDLKPGRGRWLWRLFRGNREEETKIKAAKVMKKSNSVAGEVLFSPTPVTSKGNGWYFPSPIKVFRQSRVSKMIFQQRSPLYRG